AAAATTtagagactaaaataaaaacatattctacaaaaagaaaagaaaaaaatattatcattattttaccACATTTTACgactataaaaagaaaaaaattataatgaataaaaattatatattttaagacaataaaaaatattataaatatttatttttttaaaagaagtaatatgtattattattattattgttattgttactattattattattatcattatttcattttatttttggtcaagtattatcattatattattattattattacctcAAAATAAGACTGGGCTTCACCAAAAATGAAATCAACTTCACCTTgaatataacaatttttataataatgacgTCCCATTGCATCAAACAAAGTATCTTGATAACCTAAGAAACCACAGTTAAATACAGCAGATTTATCACCATTTATAATAGCAGCTACTGCTGGTTCGCTATTTCCAAATGTATTCTGCAATTGTACAACAATGAATTAAATCTACAAGGTATGAAGATTGTTGCTTTGTGagataagaaaaattaaaataaagtaaaataaaattaatcaggATATCGAATGTTAGAACATGAGAAACCAACATAATCACTAATTTACCTCAAATGTAATACCACTCAAAATCACATTAGGTGGAAATGAAAAGAATGTTGGTGTTGCAATATTCTCATCACCATAAGTAATTGTTGTGGTTTTTCTGTCAGATCCTTCTAAAATGATGCACGGTTTGTCATAGGGAATATTAACATGTTCCCtacaaaaccaaaataaaaaaaataagaaaacggTTTTCAAAACTATCCTACAaaacggtttgatttttttatttatatgctTCGAAATTATAATCAAACAAACCTTTACTTTAATGTTTAATAATAATTTCGAAGCatgtaaatcaaaaaaaaattatagacacattcaatcaatcaaaaatcatcatttgtatgacttttaaattaaatatgacaaaaatcaaacattttcaaCAATCCAAAACAATTATAGTTGACTAATGATGTTAAAAATATACATTGTCAGtgcatatgaattttattttctaagtaGGGAGAGAGACGGACATCAGAAGGCAacaccgacatcccaactaggttggtaTCCTGGGAAGCCTCTATCCTCTGCCTGCCAAACtttaaggttttgtttgggagtttggaggggaagggaggggagggctttgggaggttggaaatatagaaaaatggacaaaaaattcacattttttgaaagaacagttttttagagaatgataaactaatacttatgattaatatacttttaattttaagaatattataataacatagattgaatttgaaaaattcatataaacccttcaTAACCTCCAAAACCCTtgtacaatttttgagttcccccaaatgagggggaattttttattatgagtaaaatattaacctccaaagccctctcctctcaatgtcttctatttcttccacttgctccttcctttttttcaaaaccctcccctccaaactcccaaacaaagcctaaaaatttattaaaaaagggaaaaaatatatatatacaaggagagggggactaggccaaaaccctaaaaaaaaaaacaaaaggaaacatGAAATAAAACGACTACGAAAATCTATAATTGAGTAAGCCAATTCTATCTCGATAGAAATCCATATGCAACTCCGCCGGAAGCGTGAGTGCATATGAATTGGATGCTTAATATTTTATGTGAACTTAACAAGTAACAACAGTGTGCATGTTTCCTCCCTTAAGAAAAACAGTATACATGTttccttaaaacaaaaacaaaaaacaaaaaaacaacttacACGTATTTTCCAGGatttatgtgaattttaacccaatgatcatttttgttttttattgaatcaatgGCAGGCTGAATCATTTTGAATGCCCCCCTTCCTTGTTGATCAACAATAATGGTATTTGTAACATGATTTCCACCACAGTCAATGGCTATACCAAGACAAAAACAATAACCAATGAATATGATCAAATGGAAAATCATTGGTCGAAGAGATAACCAAATTATAGTTGATTTGTGTGGAGTGAGTAGTGACATTATGATCAACCTTTTCacttatatataattgaatgttaactattaaaaaagtttgagtcaaaatcattgaaaatatttaattgatattaaatatttctttcaaaaaaaaaagatattaaatattttaattgatgtaattttttttctaccaTTTGGAATAATTCAAGAGGTTCATGAACATGGAGGAAAAATCActaaaattgttttcttaattttatttcttttactgtgaaattgttttcttatttataagcctaaaaagaaaggaaaacatATGTATCGTAGATTCGTAGTCCACAAATGTATTTCCAGTCATAATACTAataatagttttctttttgGGTTAGCATAATATGGGTAAAAGGTGATGGATCCATAAATTTTCAATAGTAAGAGTAATGTCTATATATAAATTTCtaacattaaatatttatacaaaatattgtaataattttttatttggtttttattataaaaattaagaaaagtaaAACAACCTCAATGTTGTACAGGACTGGGATGTTAtagcaacttttttttttactcgaACAAAATTTAACACATTTTATTCATGATAATATTTCAAATACAATGAGAAATGTTTGTAAAAGTTTTGCGAATAGTGTAATTGATAGATGCTTATGCTAGAGCATGAACACTACCACAATGAACCACTTGTCAACTTCTATATCCACTCAGCTTTTTTTCTAAtaagtttttgtttctttaaatgATTAAGCTTAAGCTTTGTTATGTATTTAGCTTAAAAGTTAAGGTACTGAAATTTTGGTGACAAGGTTAGGGTGTAAATAATGAAGggataaaaatttcataaattttgtgtttgattagaAAACATTAAACTCAATATGAAGTTACTATTTTGAAATAAAGGTAGTGTCATGTTTTGTAGTTGTAGGTAAGATAACATAATTCGCAACCGTTTAAATCCATTCAAATTCTCCTCAACTTTGACTAGAAATAAACCTAGTCaatccttccttaaaaaaaaaaaaataaaaacctagTCAACCCTACTAtatagtgtaatttttttttattttttgaacgaatataatataattgataGGTGCAGAATTGCTGCAATATTTAGAATAACCCCTAGAATAACTACAAGATTCGTAACaactattttattgaaaaactaaTAATGGAACGAGCTGGCATTCAAAGTAGAGAAGTTGATTCAATATACCTTATTTGTGTATATCAATATCTCAACTCAGCCTATGTAAAGtaaattatagaaatatatttggtATATTGTTAAGCCATCCATCTTCATTTATGAAAGATGATAAAGAATAATCATTTATGTTTATTTCATTCGGCTTCTTCTCCCAAGGTACACGCCCTTTAGTATTGGACCCTGGTCCTGTACAATCAACTTCAGCATAGACGAAGTTGTTTCTGCATCATTTGTTTAAGAATTCATATAAGTTACAAGACATGGTGGAAAATATTGTCTAAGACATACCAAGATACACCTGAAAAAGGTCATTTTATGCATAAAAACATGAActtgtcacaaaaaaaaaaaaagtattaattaaGGGGGTATGAGCATGACTCATCAATCTAATTCATTTAATGTACTAGGCATGTATATAAAGGTAAAAGGTTGGAACAATGAAAAAAGTTAAACATGACATTTATCTTGGAATAATAGTCAATGAAAAAGAATGTTCTTAATCAACCACCAGAATTCTCTAAAAAACATCAATCACTTCTCTGATAATGTTTTGACCAAGAGTCTTGTAGATTTTCGCCCTATCGGTTTGTACAATGTTTTGTTCAAGACTATTTTTAAGTAGTTTGTCAGGCGTGCGTATCAGACCCTTCTTCGATGATTTCATTAGCTCCTTTATACCTAATAGAGGTACGAGGAATGCTAGGATCAAACCCTCTAACACAATATGAAGTTACTGTCCAAGAAGTTGATAACACCGTTATTGTCCAAGAAGTTGTACATCACATGTATATAAGaagaaaggtaaaaaaaaaaaaaaaaaaggcttattgTTGTTTAAGGTTGACTTCAAGAAAgcatatgatataatatattgGGATTTTATGAAACTTATTCTTTCTAAATTTGGTTTCACCTCTATAATTATAAATCTTATAATGAGTTGCATTACCTTATCCTCACTCGCTTTAACTTGATAGATTCAAACCCTCCTAGTCCTACCTATCTATGATATACCCTATATATGCATGTTAATCATTTTCAATGAATAAAAAACTTACTCATGGCCTTTGTAGTCCCAAGCATCCCATCCTTGAGGAAGTACAACCGAAGAAAGGTATGTTTCCCAAAATATAACTCTTGAATAAGGGCCCCATGCCCTTCCTAGATTCACTTTCCCAATTCCGTCAATGCGTCCTCCTCTAAAAACAAAACCACTTGGTTCATTTGATGAATTCCTAAATTGGGCAGTGATATATCCCGAAAATTTAGATATATCTTGTGTTGCATTTATCACACAATCCTACAATATCAACAAACTTTACTGAGACTAAAATCAACCATTAAAACCAAAAGCAAAATTTGAAGAACTGCATGATACTTTTAAAGGGTCTAAAATAAAATcttgtaaatatattattaccTCGTAAAAAGATTGAGCTTCACCAAAAATAAAGTCAACGTCACCCTGAATATAACAATTCTTAAAATAATGACGTCCCGTTCTATCCCACAAAGTATCTTGATAACCCAAGAAACCACAGTTAAATATTGCTGATTTATCACCACTTATAGTAGCAGCTACAGCTGCTCCATCACTTCCAAATGTATTCTGCAATTGCATATATAACAATGAATTATTTATGCAAGTTGTTAAATTTTGGCATCATTACTAATTTACTAAGAATAAAGAAGTTATTGCTCTAGCCATTTTTGTTGTATTTACCTCAAATGTAATACCACTCAAAATCACATTAGGTGGATTTGAAAcaaatgttgttgttgcttgtctATCACCATGACTAACTATTGTGGTTATTCTATCAGATCCTTCTAAAATGATGCATGGTTTGTCGTTgggaatataaatattttccctacacaatcaaataattaaaacatgagaaaatctaaatttaaatttaggatGTGTTTGATTtatcttcttaaaaactcttttagtttttgaaaattataaaagagaaaaatttgttttgtaaaatttgCATGTGTTACTTATAACCTTGTTTTTGCAACAAATTTTGtattaaacaattttacaaaataattttaaaaaccaAATACAATCAAACAAACCCTTACTctgatattttataataattttgacGCTTAAACTTGTTAAACGGTCAACCAATCACAAACTCTCTTTTTATAAACTTTTACATTAGATATTATGAAAGTCAAACTTTTTCAACAATGGATCGGTTATCATAAAAATTGTCTTTcacattttaaaatcaaatttgtttgCCCCTTAACTAACGCATTTGGTGTAATTTTGATCTCAACCTAAaatttatattcttattttgtCAATTAACCTAGAT
Above is a genomic segment from Medicago truncatula cultivar Jemalong A17 chromosome 5, MtrunA17r5.0-ANR, whole genome shotgun sequence containing:
- the LOC11431826 gene encoding putative pectinesterase 52 produces the protein MGFPPQQKIFHLIIFFGYCFCLGRAIDCGGNHVTNIIVVDQQGRGAFKMIQHAIDSIVNNNNQWVKIHINPGKYVENIYIPNDKPCIILEGSDRITTIVSHGDRQATTTFVSNPPNVILSGITFENTFGSDGAAVAATISGDKSAIFNCGFLGYQDTLWDRTGRHYFKNCYIQGDVDFIFGEAQSFYEDCVINATQDISKFSGYITAQFRNSSNEPSGFVFRGGRIDGIGKVNLGRAWGPYSRVIFWETYLSSVVLPQGWDAWDYKGHENNFVYAEVDCTGPGSNTKGRVPWEKKPNEININDYSLSSFINEDGWLNNIPNIFL